Proteins from a single region of Pseudomonas ekonensis:
- a CDS encoding FecR family protein, whose protein sequence is MTQNTLSEAEYDAITDAAAHWCMRLHAVDCTADERRAFEQWRDADPLHAFEYEAMLEIWDVAEHLPRPEPSVVVPLGKPARTWRQYATAACVSALAVPLAAWAGWNMGWLPNSYQHFEASGNVRQVTLSDGSRVELNLNSELTYANYKDGRHVTLKKGEAFFEVSHDPNHPFTVRAGEGRIRVTGTRFNVWMYEDQVKVNLIEGSVLVTSNTQLPGDGLRLGPSMQARYRHGDFMPQISQTYANDSSLAWRSGKLVLDNLSLTEALPQINRYLAKPLMLADNATGTIRVGGIYNVKELDSLVTSLPKALPVYLTRNKDGNPVINSMPQQPPKS, encoded by the coding sequence ATGACCCAGAACACCCTTTCGGAAGCCGAATACGACGCGATCACCGATGCCGCCGCGCATTGGTGCATGCGACTGCACGCGGTCGACTGCACGGCCGATGAGCGGCGCGCCTTCGAGCAGTGGCGCGATGCCGACCCGCTGCACGCGTTCGAGTACGAGGCCATGCTGGAGATCTGGGACGTCGCCGAGCACTTGCCGCGCCCGGAGCCCTCCGTGGTCGTGCCCCTCGGCAAACCCGCCAGGACCTGGCGCCAGTACGCCACCGCCGCCTGCGTCAGCGCGCTGGCCGTGCCGCTGGCGGCCTGGGCCGGCTGGAACATGGGCTGGCTGCCCAACAGCTACCAGCATTTCGAGGCCTCCGGCAATGTCCGCCAGGTCACCTTGAGCGACGGCAGCCGGGTCGAGCTGAACCTGAACAGCGAACTGACCTACGCCAACTACAAGGACGGGCGCCATGTCACCCTGAAAAAGGGTGAGGCCTTCTTCGAGGTCAGCCATGACCCGAACCACCCGTTCACCGTCCGTGCCGGCGAAGGGCGGATCCGCGTCACCGGCACCCGCTTCAACGTCTGGATGTATGAGGATCAGGTGAAGGTGAACCTGATCGAAGGCTCGGTGCTGGTCACCAGCAACACGCAACTGCCGGGCGACGGTCTGCGCCTGGGGCCGTCGATGCAGGCCCGCTACCGCCACGGCGACTTCATGCCGCAGATCAGCCAGACCTACGCCAACGACAGTTCGCTGGCCTGGCGCAGCGGCAAGCTGGTGCTGGACAACCTGTCGCTGACCGAAGCCCTGCCGCAGATCAACCGTTACCTGGCCAAGCCGCTGATGCTCGCCGACAACGCCACCGGCACGATCCGGGTCGGCGGGATCTACAACGTCAAAGAGCTCGACAGCCTGGTGACGTCGCTGCCCAA